Proteins from a single region of Pseudomonas sp. 10S4:
- a CDS encoding glutamine synthetase family protein, whose amino-acid sequence MNVPFDQLFTWLKDHKITEVECVVSDLTGIARGKIAPTNKFLHERGMRLPESVLLQTVTGDFVDDDIYYDLLDPADIDMICRPVADAVYVIPWAIEPTAIVIHDTFDKFGNPIELSPRNVLKKVLQLYTDKGWKPIVAPEMEFYLTQRCEDPDLPLKAPLGRSGRAESGRQSFSIDAANEFDPLFEDVYDWCELQGLDLDTLIHEDGPAQMEINFRHGDALDLADQITVFKRTLREAALKHNVTATFMAKPIGDEPGSAMHLHQSVVDIVTGQPIFADADGKMSELFLHHIGGLQKYIPKVLPMFAPNVNSFRRFLPDTSAPVNVEWGEENRTVGLRVPTSTPDAMRVENRLPGADANPYLAIAASLLCGYLGMVEKIEPSAAVQGRAYERRNLRLPITIEDALTQMEECETVGRYLGSKFVRGYVAVKRAEHENFKRVISSWEREFLLLSV is encoded by the coding sequence ATGAATGTCCCTTTCGATCAGCTGTTCACGTGGCTGAAAGATCACAAGATTACTGAGGTCGAGTGTGTGGTCAGCGACTTGACCGGCATCGCTCGCGGCAAGATTGCACCCACCAACAAGTTCCTGCATGAGCGAGGCATGCGCCTGCCGGAAAGTGTGCTTTTGCAAACAGTAACCGGGGACTTTGTCGACGACGACATCTACTACGACCTGCTCGACCCGGCCGATATCGACATGATCTGCCGGCCTGTTGCTGATGCGGTCTACGTGATTCCGTGGGCAATCGAACCGACCGCTATCGTGATCCACGACACCTTCGACAAGTTCGGCAACCCGATCGAACTGTCGCCACGCAACGTGCTGAAGAAAGTTCTGCAGCTCTACACCGACAAAGGCTGGAAGCCGATTGTTGCGCCGGAAATGGAGTTCTACTTGACCCAGCGCTGCGAAGACCCGGACTTGCCGCTCAAGGCGCCGCTGGGCCGTTCCGGTCGTGCGGAAAGTGGTCGTCAGTCGTTTTCCATCGACGCCGCCAACGAGTTCGACCCACTGTTCGAAGATGTCTACGATTGGTGTGAGCTCCAGGGTCTGGACCTCGACACGCTGATCCACGAAGACGGCCCGGCGCAGATGGAAATCAACTTCCGTCACGGCGATGCCCTCGACCTCGCGGACCAGATCACCGTATTCAAACGCACCCTGCGCGAAGCGGCCCTCAAGCACAACGTTACCGCGACGTTCATGGCCAAGCCGATTGGCGACGAGCCGGGTAGTGCCATGCACCTGCACCAGAGCGTGGTCGATATTGTCACCGGCCAACCGATCTTCGCCGATGCCGACGGCAAGATGAGCGAGTTGTTCCTGCACCACATCGGCGGCCTGCAAAAGTACATCCCTAAAGTGCTGCCGATGTTCGCGCCTAACGTCAATTCGTTCCGCCGCTTCCTGCCGGACACTTCGGCACCGGTGAACGTCGAATGGGGCGAAGAAAACCGCACCGTCGGCCTGCGCGTTCCGACCTCAACCCCGGACGCGATGCGCGTGGAAAACCGTTTGCCGGGCGCTGATGCCAACCCGTATCTGGCGATTGCTGCCAGCCTGTTGTGCGGTTACCTCGGCATGGTCGAAAAGATCGAGCCGAGCGCTGCAGTGCAGGGCCGCGCCTATGAACGTCGCAACTTGCGCCTGCCGATCACCATCGAAGACGCCCTGACCCAGATGGAAGAGTGCGAAACCGTCGGGCGTTACCTGGGCAGCAAATTCGTTCGCGGTTATGTCGCGGTGAAGCGCGCCGAACACGAAAACTTCAAGCGCGTGATCAGTTCCTGGGAGCGTGAGTTCCTGTTGCTTAGCGTCTAA
- a CDS encoding alpha-xenorhabdolysin family binary toxin subunit A, with the protein MAVLLKDSESSNDLPKAVLHLISGEYPGVARGAGVFTKEDVIKIKQYVKKGLSLPSELPEVEAYLKYKKIDIAGLEPSDIQVLFKKIKIHASSWDAVENKIVQQSIDLSSAAKNIVSSGSEAISIIKEMPIMERVRTTLGGLSNTDLEGLKYTSDDGEVATSVTEIIELMKVDIKRQQSATKELKDRISNFKIELAGGELSTGKRAFGLQSEVKGKYDLMERNNLLESIASSKETIRTKKDRITQLDKDYDYYVGMSFSGGLPIFWPISGSIFGPKAEAARKERNTLKGEVDALELSVSGKESLQSAMESSLSNFGDIGIRMAGAEAALNILNTMWQTILSKIDSSAEQFGRINNALRLTSFVAEFAQVIDPWRDVKNTAGELVAVFNEALEEYKKSFN; encoded by the coding sequence ATGGCTGTTCTTTTGAAAGATTCAGAAAGTAGCAACGACCTTCCCAAAGCGGTACTTCATCTGATATCGGGTGAGTATCCCGGTGTTGCACGCGGTGCAGGGGTTTTCACCAAAGAAGATGTCATCAAAATAAAACAATATGTAAAGAAAGGCCTTTCGCTGCCCAGCGAATTACCGGAAGTCGAGGCCTACCTTAAATACAAAAAAATTGATATTGCCGGGCTTGAGCCAAGCGACATTCAGGTTTTGTTCAAGAAAATAAAAATCCATGCTTCCAGTTGGGATGCGGTGGAGAACAAGATTGTCCAGCAAAGCATCGACTTGAGTTCGGCGGCTAAAAACATCGTCAGCAGTGGTAGTGAGGCCATTTCCATCATCAAGGAAATGCCTATCATGGAGCGGGTGAGGACCACTCTGGGCGGGCTGAGCAATACTGATCTGGAGGGCCTCAAATACACCTCTGATGACGGCGAAGTGGCTACTTCGGTGACTGAAATAATCGAGTTGATGAAGGTCGATATCAAACGTCAGCAAAGCGCAACGAAAGAGCTCAAAGACCGTATTTCCAATTTCAAAATTGAACTGGCGGGCGGGGAGTTGTCGACTGGCAAGCGCGCATTTGGATTGCAGTCCGAGGTCAAGGGCAAATATGACTTGATGGAACGAAACAATTTGCTCGAATCCATCGCCAGTTCCAAAGAGACCATTCGTACAAAAAAAGACAGGATCACCCAACTGGACAAGGACTACGACTATTACGTCGGTATGTCGTTCTCCGGTGGCTTGCCGATTTTCTGGCCGATTTCTGGTTCGATATTTGGCCCGAAAGCGGAGGCCGCCCGCAAAGAACGCAACACGTTGAAGGGCGAGGTTGATGCCCTGGAGTTGTCCGTCAGTGGCAAGGAAAGTTTGCAGAGCGCCATGGAAAGCTCCCTGTCGAATTTTGGCGATATCGGTATTCGCATGGCCGGCGCCGAGGCGGCACTTAATATCCTGAACACAATGTGGCAAACCATCCTGAGCAAGATAGATTCCTCGGCTGAACAGTTTGGACGTATCAACAATGCCTTGCGCCTGACTTCATTTGTCGCTGAGTTCGCGCAGGTGATTGACCCGTGGCGCGATGTAAAGAACACCGCCGGTGAACTGGTGGCCGTTTTTAATGAAGCCCTGGAAGAATACAAGAAGAGCTTTAACTGA
- a CDS encoding paraquat-inducible protein A has protein sequence MTTPPVASELGLCLCHSCGLACDMTNDPHECERCGAPLHRRKTNSLARTWAYMFTALAFYVPANLLPVMNTQMVGNGADSTIISGVLEFWESGAWDIALIIFIASIAVPGIKFVALTLLLVTVRRDSQWARKERSKLYRFVEVIGYWSMLDVIVVALVASLVKFQALADIEPRPGILFFGLVVVFTMLSAMSFDPRLIWDSELDKPNNEEVMDEVASH, from the coding sequence ATGACAACGCCTCCGGTCGCCAGCGAACTCGGCCTGTGCCTGTGTCACAGCTGTGGCCTGGCCTGCGACATGACCAACGACCCTCACGAATGTGAGCGCTGCGGTGCGCCGCTGCATCGGCGCAAGACGAATTCCCTTGCCCGGACCTGGGCCTATATGTTCACGGCCCTGGCGTTTTACGTCCCGGCCAATCTGTTGCCGGTGATGAACACCCAAATGGTCGGCAACGGCGCCGACAGCACCATCATCAGCGGCGTGCTGGAGTTTTGGGAATCCGGTGCCTGGGACATTGCCTTGATCATTTTTATCGCCAGTATCGCGGTGCCTGGCATCAAGTTCGTCGCCCTGACGTTGCTGCTGGTGACTGTTCGGCGTGACAGCCAATGGGCGCGCAAGGAGCGGTCGAAGCTGTACCGTTTCGTCGAGGTTATCGGTTATTGGTCAATGCTCGATGTGATCGTGGTGGCGCTGGTGGCCTCCCTGGTCAAGTTTCAAGCCCTGGCCGATATCGAACCGCGTCCGGGCATTCTGTTTTTTGGCCTGGTGGTAGTGTTCACCATGCTCTCGGCGATGAGCTTCGATCCGCGGCTGATCTGGGACAGCGAGCTAGATAAACCAAATAACGAGGAGGTCATGGATGAAGTCGCAAGCCACTGA
- a CDS encoding sensor histidine kinase, producing the protein MDFKQSLTKRIVIVFALMSAFVAGIFALGIIATVHVVERKLTTTSLGGGLNRLLLMDDTSDWSHRPEKDELFFVQGGQGALSMDSELEALAPGFQEIEYQGDDFYAMAEVVGGRKYVLLRNQLSLEQREHVLFAVVIVGFVLSIALAVTLGWLLARRVMAPVIRLARQVRHRDQLLDLAPPLHPDYAVDEVGELALSFDQTLGRLRAALGREKLFTSDVSHELRTPLMVLASSCELLLSNPSLDPRSSAQVSRIARASHEMQQLVETFLMLARAREDSGTGASATLKEVADSLADIWGRLIREKGIEFIYDATHTSAQQHNLTFLQSVMSNLLRNAWHYTDRGYIRLTLCEHGFSVEDSGIGIPEEKRHAMFQPFVRGDESRGEGLGLGLSLVQRICTKQQWRVALSSLEPNGCCFTVELMPHDL; encoded by the coding sequence ATGGATTTCAAACAGAGCCTGACCAAACGGATTGTGATCGTATTTGCCCTGATGAGCGCCTTCGTCGCCGGGATCTTTGCGCTGGGCATTATCGCCACGGTGCATGTGGTCGAGCGCAAGCTGACGACCACCAGCCTCGGTGGCGGGCTAAACCGCCTGCTGCTGATGGATGACACCAGCGACTGGAGCCATCGACCTGAAAAGGACGAGCTGTTTTTTGTCCAGGGCGGGCAGGGGGCCTTGTCCATGGACTCTGAACTGGAAGCGCTGGCCCCGGGTTTTCAGGAAATCGAGTATCAGGGCGACGACTTCTACGCCATGGCCGAGGTGGTGGGCGGGCGCAAATACGTGTTGCTGCGTAACCAACTCAGTCTCGAACAACGTGAGCATGTGTTGTTCGCGGTGGTGATTGTCGGTTTCGTCTTGAGCATTGCGCTGGCGGTCACCCTGGGCTGGCTACTGGCGCGACGGGTGATGGCCCCGGTGATTCGACTGGCACGCCAGGTGCGCCATCGCGATCAGTTATTGGACTTGGCGCCTCCGCTGCACCCCGATTATGCGGTGGACGAGGTCGGGGAACTGGCGCTGTCGTTCGACCAGACCCTGGGCCGGCTGCGTGCTGCGCTGGGCCGGGAAAAGCTCTTTACCAGCGATGTCAGCCACGAGTTGCGCACACCGTTGATGGTACTGGCCAGTTCCTGTGAATTGCTGCTGAGCAATCCCTCGCTGGACCCTCGTTCATCGGCGCAGGTCAGTCGTATTGCCCGGGCCAGCCACGAGATGCAGCAGTTGGTCGAAACATTTCTGATGCTGGCTCGCGCTCGAGAGGATTCCGGCACCGGTGCTAGCGCGACCTTAAAAGAAGTCGCCGATAGCCTGGCCGATATTTGGGGGCGATTGATCCGGGAAAAGGGTATCGAGTTCATCTACGATGCCACCCACACCTCAGCGCAGCAGCATAACCTGACGTTCCTGCAATCGGTCATGAGCAATTTGCTGCGCAACGCCTGGCACTACACCGATCGTGGCTACATCCGGCTGACGTTGTGTGAACACGGTTTCAGTGTCGAAGACAGCGGCATCGGTATTCCCGAAGAAAAGCGCCACGCGATGTTCCAGCCATTTGTCCGGGGTGATGAAAGCCGGGGAGAGGGGCTCGGATTAGGGCTTTCACTGGTTCAGCGCATCTGTACCAAGCAGCAATGGCGGGTGGCGCTCAGCAGCCTTGAGCCAAACGGTTGCTGTTTCACCGTTGAGCTGATGCCGCACGACTTGTAG
- a CDS encoding helix-turn-helix domain-containing protein, with protein MTACNPLQVQAFNTADVAEQIRATPGWVQHYQQMSPGHFAGLVRYLDLQGVEIYEEHMNTRVEQNFSAPQGSLAFCFDRSDNSLYVLNGESRNIWITPENYQEIAVVFGPEFVQRHGLNVARLEGLFMSALNCQQNALFSRWLSATLTQLAQTLDPPSREALTLQLLEDCLYILDNACVRLDRGGLQRRSEERTIMKRVGEWAADAPEETLNLLELSQVAGVSLRQLQHAFKAFTGMTPTHWLRLRRLNSAHRELLSRTAMETTVAEVAMHWSFWHLGRFSSSYHALFKELPSETLKRAGRVNRMKF; from the coding sequence ATGACAGCGTGCAATCCGTTACAAGTCCAAGCGTTCAACACCGCCGATGTGGCCGAGCAAATCCGCGCCACCCCGGGTTGGGTACAGCATTACCAGCAGATGTCGCCGGGGCATTTCGCCGGGCTGGTGCGCTATCTGGATTTGCAAGGCGTGGAGATTTACGAAGAGCACATGAACACTCGGGTCGAGCAGAATTTCAGCGCGCCGCAAGGTTCGTTGGCGTTCTGTTTTGATCGCAGCGACAACTCGCTGTACGTGTTGAATGGTGAAAGTCGCAACATCTGGATCACCCCCGAGAACTACCAGGAGATCGCCGTGGTGTTCGGTCCGGAGTTCGTTCAGCGTCATGGTTTGAATGTGGCACGGCTGGAAGGGCTGTTCATGTCGGCGCTCAATTGCCAGCAGAACGCGCTGTTCAGCCGCTGGTTAAGCGCCACGTTGACGCAACTGGCGCAGACACTCGATCCGCCGAGTCGTGAGGCGTTGACCCTGCAACTGTTGGAAGACTGTCTGTACATCCTCGACAACGCTTGTGTGCGTCTGGACCGCGGCGGTTTGCAGCGCCGTTCCGAAGAGCGAACGATTATGAAACGCGTCGGAGAATGGGCCGCCGATGCGCCGGAAGAAACCCTCAACCTGCTGGAGCTTTCTCAGGTCGCAGGGGTGTCGCTGCGCCAGTTGCAGCATGCATTCAAGGCCTTTACCGGGATGACACCGACTCATTGGTTGCGCTTGCGCCGGCTCAACAGCGCGCACCGCGAACTGCTCAGCCGCACAGCGATGGAAACGACGGTCGCCGAAGTTGCGATGCATTGGTCGTTCTGGCATTTGGGGCGGTTTTCCAGCAGTTATCACGCCTTATTCAAAGAACTGCCGAGTGAAACTCTGAAGCGTGCAGGTCGGGTTAATAGAATGAAATTTTGA
- a CDS encoding polyamine ABC transporter substrate-binding protein yields MRLLKSVVPVTLALLFSAVAQAQPTVSVYNWTDYIGETTLADFQGKTGIKVIYDVFDSNETLEGKLLAGRTGYDVVVPSNHFLARQVKAGAFLKLDRSQLPNFKNLDPKLLALLEKNDPENAHSVPYLWGTNGIGYNVDKVKQVLGIDHIDSWAVLFEPENIKKLSQCGVSMMDSADEVFPAILNYMGMDPRSENPEDFKKAEAKLLSIRPYITYFHSSKYVSDLANGDICVAFGYSGDVFQAANRAKEAKNGVNIAYAIPKEGSNLWFDLLAVPADAANPKEAHAFINYLLDPQVIAKVSASVGYANPNPAAKQYMDVALVNNPEVYPSQEVLDKLYISTTPPQAIMRLMTRSWSKVKSNK; encoded by the coding sequence ATGCGTCTATTGAAATCCGTGGTTCCGGTCACGCTGGCATTGTTGTTCAGCGCCGTCGCGCAAGCCCAACCCACCGTCAGCGTCTACAACTGGACCGATTACATCGGCGAGACCACCCTCGCCGATTTCCAGGGCAAAACCGGGATCAAGGTAATTTACGACGTATTCGACTCCAACGAGACCCTGGAGGGCAAACTGCTCGCCGGCCGCACCGGGTATGACGTGGTGGTGCCGTCCAACCACTTCCTCGCTCGCCAGGTGAAGGCCGGCGCGTTCCTCAAACTGGATCGCTCGCAATTGCCTAACTTCAAAAACCTCGACCCGAAACTGCTCGCGTTGCTGGAGAAAAACGATCCGGAAAACGCACACTCAGTGCCGTACCTGTGGGGCACCAACGGCATCGGCTACAACGTCGACAAGGTCAAGCAAGTGTTGGGCATCGATCACATCGATTCCTGGGCCGTGCTGTTCGAACCGGAGAACATCAAGAAACTCAGCCAGTGCGGCGTGTCGATGATGGACTCGGCGGATGAAGTATTCCCGGCAATCCTCAACTACATGGGCATGGACCCACGCAGCGAAAACCCTGAAGACTTCAAAAAAGCCGAAGCCAAGCTCTTGAGCATCCGGCCTTACATCACCTATTTCCACTCCTCCAAGTACGTGTCGGACCTGGCCAACGGCGACATCTGCGTGGCGTTCGGTTACTCCGGCGACGTGTTCCAGGCCGCCAACCGCGCCAAAGAAGCGAAGAACGGCGTGAACATCGCTTACGCCATTCCGAAGGAAGGCAGTAACTTGTGGTTTGACCTGTTGGCCGTTCCTGCCGACGCCGCCAACCCCAAAGAAGCCCACGCCTTCATCAATTACCTGCTGGACCCGCAAGTCATCGCCAAGGTCAGCGCCTCGGTGGGCTACGCCAACCCGAACCCGGCCGCCAAGCAGTACATGGACGTGGCGTTGGTGAACAACCCAGAGGTCTACCCTTCCCAGGAAGTGCTCGACAAACTCTACATTTCCACCACCCCGCCCCAGGCGATCATGCGACTGATGACCCGTTCCTGGAGCAAAGTGAAGTCCAATAAATGA
- a CDS encoding paraquat-inducible protein A: MATTDQLIICEHCDCVYEKVTLAKHQKTLCTRCGGVLQRYNGLTVEQRLALTFTALVLWVFANFYPVMSINLKGLKNSATLWDSVLALSLGPITFIAMVAAIAMIIAPIFQLLLLIWVLSFALARQRAPGFRFCMRWLEALRPWSMLEVCLLGAMVAVIKLAGLLDVLPGIGLFALAVLSLMMIRIAGRDIRELWDIL; encoded by the coding sequence ATGGCCACGACTGACCAGTTGATCATCTGCGAGCACTGCGACTGCGTGTATGAAAAAGTCACGCTCGCCAAACATCAGAAAACCCTGTGCACCCGCTGCGGCGGCGTGCTCCAGCGCTATAACGGCCTGACGGTAGAGCAGCGCCTGGCCTTGACCTTCACTGCATTGGTGCTGTGGGTTTTTGCCAATTTCTATCCGGTCATGAGCATCAACCTAAAAGGCCTGAAAAACAGCGCCACGCTTTGGGACTCGGTGCTGGCCCTGAGTCTGGGGCCGATCACGTTCATCGCCATGGTGGCGGCGATCGCCATGATCATCGCGCCGATCTTCCAGTTATTGCTGCTGATCTGGGTATTGAGCTTCGCCCTTGCACGCCAGCGCGCGCCGGGCTTCAGGTTCTGCATGCGCTGGCTGGAAGCGCTCAGGCCCTGGAGCATGCTGGAAGTCTGCCTGCTGGGTGCGATGGTCGCGGTCATCAAGCTCGCCGGGTTGCTGGATGTACTGCCCGGTATCGGCCTGTTCGCCCTGGCCGTTCTCAGCCTGATGATGATCCGCATCGCCGGGCGCGATATCCGTGAACTGTGGGACATTTTATGA
- a CDS encoding intermembrane transport protein PqiB, whose product MKSQATDGPQAPGQASIKTRRFSVSLVWIVPIVAVLVGISLVVHSLMQEGPTIIVTFKTGSGLTANKTEVKYRNVVIGQVSDVELSNDQKSVDATIKLSKQAETFTREDSQFWVVRPRIGAGGVSGIDTLLSGDYIGADIGHADGRAKNFKGLENPPPITYGEPGKRFSLHSQDLGSLDIGSPIYYRKIPVGQVVAYALDADGKGVNLELFIHAPNDAYVTENTRFWNASGIDLNIGANGFAVKTESLSSLLVGGIAFRAPDYSPNDQPAAEEKTFELFDDQITALAPPNGKPQYLSLRFDQALRGLKVDAPVEFLGMEIGKVVAINLDFDEKKRSFPVNVGIVIYPQRLGQAHTKMIKALMHDPNDEAAGIRLMGTFIENGLRAQARNGNLLTGQLYIALDFYPKAEKVTFDPNARPVSIPTIPGSLEQLQEKLEAMVNKINQLPVERIASNLDSNLVELRKSLAQFNTKTLPGVQTTLADVSKTLNSASSTLAEDSPQREQLTQTLDELKRMSRSLRELSDYLGRHPESLIRGRPDNAAPSDLQGPPRN is encoded by the coding sequence ATGAAGTCGCAAGCCACTGACGGGCCGCAAGCCCCAGGTCAGGCCAGTATCAAGACCCGTCGTTTCAGCGTATCGCTGGTATGGATCGTGCCGATTGTGGCCGTACTGGTGGGGATCTCCCTGGTGGTGCACAGCCTGATGCAGGAAGGCCCGACCATCATCGTGACCTTCAAGACCGGCAGCGGCCTGACCGCCAACAAGACCGAAGTCAAATACCGCAATGTGGTTATCGGCCAGGTCTCGGATGTCGAATTGAGCAACGACCAAAAGAGTGTCGATGCCACGATCAAGCTGTCCAAACAGGCCGAAACCTTCACCCGCGAAGACTCGCAATTCTGGGTCGTGCGCCCGCGTATCGGGGCTGGCGGCGTCTCGGGCATCGATACTCTGCTGTCCGGCGACTACATCGGCGCCGATATCGGGCACGCCGATGGTCGCGCGAAGAACTTCAAAGGCCTGGAAAACCCGCCGCCCATCACCTATGGCGAGCCTGGCAAGCGCTTCAGCCTGCATTCCCAGGACCTCGGTTCGCTGGATATCGGCTCGCCGATTTATTACCGCAAGATCCCGGTCGGCCAAGTGGTGGCTTATGCGCTGGATGCCGACGGCAAAGGCGTCAATCTCGAACTCTTTATCCACGCGCCCAATGACGCCTATGTCACCGAGAACACCCGGTTCTGGAACGCCAGCGGCATCGACCTGAACATCGGCGCCAACGGTTTCGCGGTGAAGACCGAATCGTTGTCTTCATTGCTGGTGGGTGGCATCGCCTTTCGTGCTCCGGACTACAGCCCCAACGATCAGCCAGCCGCAGAGGAGAAAACCTTCGAGCTGTTCGACGACCAGATAACTGCCCTCGCCCCGCCCAACGGCAAACCGCAGTACCTGAGCCTGCGTTTCGACCAGGCCCTGCGCGGGCTCAAGGTCGATGCGCCGGTTGAATTCCTCGGCATGGAAATCGGCAAGGTGGTGGCGATCAATCTGGATTTTGACGAAAAGAAACGCAGCTTTCCGGTCAACGTCGGCATCGTGATCTACCCGCAACGCCTCGGCCAGGCGCATACCAAAATGATCAAGGCCTTGATGCATGACCCCAATGACGAGGCCGCAGGCATACGCCTGATGGGCACCTTTATTGAAAACGGCCTGCGCGCCCAGGCCCGCAACGGCAACCTGTTGACCGGTCAACTGTACATCGCGCTGGATTTCTACCCGAAAGCGGAAAAAGTCACGTTCGATCCAAATGCCCGGCCGGTCAGCATCCCGACCATCCCTGGCAGCCTCGAGCAATTGCAGGAAAAACTGGAGGCCATGGTCAACAAGATCAACCAACTGCCGGTGGAACGGATTGCCAGCAACCTCGACAGCAACCTCGTCGAGCTGCGCAAAAGCCTGGCGCAATTCAATACCAAGACTCTGCCCGGCGTGCAGACCACTCTGGCGGACGTCAGCAAGACCCTGAACTCGGCCAGCTCGACCCTCGCCGAAGACTCGCCGCAACGCGAACAGCTGACCCAGACCCTGGACGAACTCAAACGCATGTCGCGTTCCCTGCGTGAACTCTCGGACTACCTGGGACGGCACCCGGAATCGCTGATTCGCGGCCGCCCCGACAACGCGGCGCCGTCGGACCTGCAAGGGCCACCGCGTAACTGA
- a CDS encoding alpha-xenorhabdolysin family binary toxin subunit B encodes MNTVTAIDTHLIPYIDVKKIIQTIRDVSRLASFRQDRADILQDRAQRVAAYLNNIDQTMRESFPVLLTALNSASGQSYFDALAELNDAMARNDLTSQDRDMVSEEILNIKGNIEAMLAGVEAKFTDRSRFLENEVRSLYKVEIDERADEPLKVARERKARLLVALNDHSLSKATCVEQRDTLIKAQDVIREFNLADMYKDYIPDSKALDGLDMENPKKEAVKQGVELVRKVLGVVSGGIKYIELATSRNNLDKEIQALTQLMEGLNKNLQTAEDALSDINAVVEIGRQRRVVGEEVIAVVGVWLGFSMSLDKLKSTDYTQSELSRFLNRYKTHLEGLTADYNSIMIN; translated from the coding sequence ATGAACACTGTGACAGCGATCGACACTCACCTTATTCCATACATTGATGTAAAGAAAATAATCCAAACCATCCGTGACGTCTCGAGACTCGCCAGTTTCAGACAGGACCGGGCTGACATTTTGCAGGACCGGGCGCAACGAGTCGCTGCGTATTTGAACAATATCGATCAAACCATGCGCGAATCGTTTCCCGTGTTGCTGACCGCGCTGAATAGCGCATCCGGGCAGAGTTATTTTGATGCGCTCGCCGAGTTGAACGACGCCATGGCCAGGAACGATCTGACGTCGCAAGATCGGGACATGGTCAGCGAAGAAATCCTGAATATCAAAGGCAACATCGAGGCGATGCTGGCGGGAGTCGAGGCAAAGTTCACCGATCGTTCGCGCTTTCTTGAGAACGAAGTGCGCAGCTTATATAAGGTCGAGATTGATGAGCGGGCGGATGAGCCGTTGAAAGTGGCACGGGAGCGTAAAGCCAGATTGCTGGTGGCGTTGAATGATCACAGCCTCAGCAAAGCGACGTGTGTGGAGCAGCGCGACACGCTTATCAAAGCGCAGGACGTGATTCGCGAATTTAATCTGGCCGACATGTATAAAGATTACATACCTGACAGCAAAGCACTCGATGGCCTGGACATGGAGAACCCGAAAAAAGAGGCGGTGAAGCAAGGGGTTGAACTGGTTAGAAAGGTCTTGGGCGTTGTATCCGGCGGTATTAAGTACATCGAGCTTGCGACGTCACGGAACAACCTGGACAAAGAAATTCAGGCACTCACCCAATTGATGGAGGGGTTGAACAAGAACCTTCAGACCGCAGAGGATGCTTTATCCGATATCAACGCCGTCGTAGAAATTGGCCGCCAGCGCCGAGTAGTCGGTGAGGAAGTCATTGCGGTGGTGGGTGTGTGGCTGGGCTTTTCCATGAGCCTCGATAAATTGAAAAGCACGGACTACACACAATCTGAGCTGTCCAGATTTCTGAATCGCTATAAAACACACCTGGAGGGACTGACCGCTGACTACAACAGCATCATGATCAACTAA
- a CDS encoding PqiC family protein, producing the protein MAFSPKFTLVAALLLLTACRSDPIHFHTLTPAQPARGSGDEIKIEGISVPPQVDRPQIVIRQGSSGLAILETDWWGASLADELRSALVDQLSNANPQHKVSLRVDVQRFDSIPGQYGLIDVKWRLRPLGAGDNTLVTCRSTLQTPSGPSIDDLVTAQQNNVKRLAAVISQAAAAQRGCPAAL; encoded by the coding sequence ATGGCTTTTTCGCCAAAGTTTACGTTGGTTGCTGCGTTGTTACTCCTCACGGCGTGCCGCAGCGATCCGATTCACTTTCACACCCTGACCCCGGCACAACCTGCACGCGGCAGCGGCGACGAGATCAAGATCGAAGGCATCAGCGTGCCGCCTCAGGTGGATCGTCCGCAGATCGTCATTCGCCAAGGCAGCAGTGGCTTGGCGATCCTCGAAACCGACTGGTGGGGTGCAAGCCTTGCGGATGAATTGCGCAGCGCTCTGGTGGACCAACTGTCGAACGCCAACCCGCAGCACAAAGTGTCGCTGCGGGTGGATGTGCAGCGCTTCGACTCGATTCCAGGCCAGTACGGCTTGATCGACGTCAAATGGCGCCTGCGGCCACTCGGCGCCGGCGATAACACGCTGGTCACCTGCCGCAGCACGTTGCAGACGCCGTCAGGGCCGTCCATCGACGATCTGGTGACCGCCCAGCAGAACAACGTCAAACGCCTGGCCGCGGTGATCAGCCAAGCGGCCGCCGCGCAACGGGGTTGCCCGGCGGCCCTGTGA